From Clarias gariepinus isolate MV-2021 ecotype Netherlands chromosome 2, CGAR_prim_01v2, whole genome shotgun sequence, one genomic window encodes:
- the kcnf1a gene encoding potassium voltage-gated channel subfamily F member 1a, translated as MWTTPKRTRSEASEDAEVAVNVGGSRHVLCASLLERFPATRLAHLAERAAESSCDLSRFCDDYDAATHEFFFDRDPDAFRCIAEVYQYGEVHMAKGTCPVRFSKEMEFWGVDMDLLDDCCKSNLKEAEEELSEIAEKVRTILDDMEGSPASGRCRAFLWRLMEKPESSWGARTVALLSFMFVLLSSVVMCVGTVPELHEQDVDGNRIENPSLEAIETACIVWFTLEYVLRLAAAPSKLHFAFSFMNVVDLLAIAPFYVLLVLSYLGTAVMQLGTVQQAVQALRVMRVARVLKLARHSSGLQTLTYALRSSCKELGLLLMYMGIGIFLFSALGYTLEQSHPETMFTSIPQSFWWAIITMTTVGYGDIYPKTTLGRCNAAVSFLCGVIAIALPIHPIINNFVIFYSKQRVLETAAKHEIELMALRSKEGEPAALEIQKSSLSMGDRVACDSANLTSQSDGHIPLLEDTGQDTTAQKCPKRDD; from the coding sequence ATGTGGACGACGCCGAAGCGGACGCGGTCGGAGGCGAGCGAAGACGCGGAGGTCGCGGTGAACGTGGGCGGCTCGAGACACGTCCTGTGCGCCAGCCTGCTCGAGCGCTTCCCCGCCACGCGCCTCGCGCACCTCGCCGAGCGCGCCGCCGAGAGCTCGTGCGACCTGTCGCGATTCTGCGACGACTACGACGCCGCGACGCACGAGTTCTTCTTCGACCGCGACCCGGACGCGTTCCGGTGCATCGCCGAGGTCTATCAGTACGGCGAGGTGCACATGGCCAAGGGCACGTGCCCGGTGCGCTTCAGCAAGGAGATGGAGTTCTGGGGAGTGGACATGGACCTGCTGGACGACTGCTGCAAGAGCAACCTGAAGGAGGCAGAGGAAGAGCTGTCTGAGATCGCCGAGAAGGTCCGCACCATTCTGGACGACATGGAAGGAAGCCCTGCCAGTGGAAGGTGCAGGGCGTTCCTGTGGAGGCTCATGGAGAAACCCGAGTCGTCCTGGGGTGCACGCACCGTTGCGCTCCTTTCCTTCATGTTCGTGCTCCTTTCGTCTGTGGTGATGTGTGTGGGCACCGTCCCTGAGCTGCATGAGCAGGACGTTGATGGAAATCGAATCGAGAATCCCAGTCTGGAAGCTATAGAGACAGCCTGCATCGTTTGGTTCACTCTGGAGTATGTGCTCCGGTTAGCTGCGGCGCCCAGCAAGTTGCATTTCGCCTTCTCCTTTATGAACGTGGTAGACTTATTAGCGATTGCGCCTTTCTACGTGCTTCTGGTGCTGTCATACCTTGGCACTGCTGTGATGCAGCTGGGCACCGTGCAGCAGGCCGTGCAGGCACTGCGCGTCATGCGCGTGGCACGCGTGCTTAAGCTGGCGCGCCACTCTTCAGGCCTTCAGACTCTCACCTACGCGCTCAGGAGTAGCTGCAAGGAGCTCGGCCTGCTGCTCATGTACATGGGCATAGGCATCTTCTTGTTCTCTGCACTCGGCTACACGTTGGAGCAGAGCCACCCGGAGACCATGTTCACCAGCATCCCGCAGTCCTTCTGGTGGGCCATAATTACTATGACCACAGTGGGCTATGGTGATATCTACCCCAAGACCACACTGGGCCGGTGCAATGCCGCCGTCAGCTTCCTGTGTGGTGTCATCGCCATTGCACTGCCCATACACCCCATCATCAACAACTTTGTCATCTTTTACAGCAAGCAACGTGTGCTCGAAACTGCCGCGAAGCATGAGATAGAGCTCATGGCGCTGCGTTCCAAGGAAGGAGAGCCTGCTGCTTTGGAAATCCAGAAGTCAAGTCTGTCGATGGGCGATCGAGTGGCATGTGACAGTGCCAATCTTACTTCACAAAGTGATGGCCACATTCCGCTACTAGAGGACACTGGACAGGACACAACGGCTCAGAAATGCCCAAAAAGAGATGACTAG
- the erh gene encoding enhancer of rudimentary homolog, whose amino-acid sequence MSHTILLVQPTKRPEGRTYADYESVNECMEGVCKMYEEHLKRMNPNSPSITYDISQLFDFIDDLADLSCLVYRADTQTYQPYNKDWIKEKIYVLLRRQAQQAGK is encoded by the exons ATG TCTCACACAATTCTGCTGGTTCAGCCCACCAAAAGGCCAGAGGGAAGAACGTATGCCGACTATGAGTCTGTAAATGAGTGCATGGAGG gAGTTTGTAAGATGTACGAGGAACATTTGAAAAGGATGAACCCCAACAGCCCGTCGATCACGTACGACATCAGCCAGCTGTTTGATTTCATTGATGACCTGGCTGACCTCAGCTGTTTAGT GTACCGGGCTGATACACAGACCTACCAGCCTTACAACAAAGACTGGATCAAAGAGAAGATCTACGTTCTGCTGAGACGTCAGGCCCAGCAAGCGGGGAAATAG